The segment TATCTTAAACATTCCATATAAGTTCCTGAATTTTACTTGCCCAAAATATGCATATTTCTGGGCTGCTTTATCAACTTCTCATTTCTGATTTGTCTTATGGACTTTGTAACTTTTGTCTCAATATGTTAAATTCACCAGCTCATAATAAACTATCTTAACCATCAGTGACTGTTGTTTTGTCGTCCTTATCAATTTTATGGCTacttgtgtgtatatatatacactaattatataccaTGTTTTTGGCTATTCTACAAATTTCAACACTCCATATGCAAGTTTAGTACGTTTCTTCATGTTTTTGTGCCTAAGATCTCAATGTGCCATCTTGTGGATTACTATTTTATTCCTGCCTTGAAAGTTGAGTGACCATTACATACCAACAAAATACATATTTACAGAAGTGAACTTTATATTTATATGATCCACAAcaattttgaggaacaaggattATCATCATGCTATTCACTTTCTCCTGTTTCTTTaaatttactacaaacatttagaTCTTAGGCACTAAGATTGAACATTTGTTACAAACTCTAAGATTGAGCAACACACTTTAACTTGACactttttttaaacaaaatttcgTTAAGGATAACACTAATCCTGGTACTCTAATGTACTTATCAATCTATTTATAGAAGTGTAGTAAATGAAAGTTGTCATTTTTAAGAATAAAAAgtaagttattataaaaaatgAATACAATACTATTTTGATAATTTATTTACTTTCCAAATCCTTTGTAATTTATACAACCCCAAAAACATAAAGGATAACACACCCTAATGTAGACTCACGGACGGCAGGGCACATACTCCTTACGTGTTACCATGCACACACCAATTCCTAAAAACTCAAATATCATCCTTTCCCTTAAATCTCCCTCCTCAATATATGTTTATTCCTTTTCAAATTTGGGGACATAAACAACCCCAAAAACGTTATTGTTCTTCTTCCCACACACTACAAGTTACAGACTTCGATTTCATCATCCTTTGTATctagatacacacacacacacacacacacacatatatatatatatatatatatatatatatatatatatatatatatatatatatatatatatatatatatatatatatatatatatatatattaatctgtAATAATGTCGGAAGAGGAGAAGTTGTTGAAGGATGCCAGGAAGTTGCCATGGGAGGATCGATTGTTACACAAGAACTTGAAAGTTCGTAAAGATGCCAACATTGACTTAACCAACCTCTGCGACTCCATCACCAATCCTAAAGATCCTCGCATCCGTGAATTGGGTTAGCCAGTTACATTTTTTTTCATCACTTTTTGGTTATTGACTTATTGTAGATTTTATGCTCGCATGTTTGAAACCTATATCCATGCAATGTATATTGAATATTCCTTGTTTTGTTGATTTATGGTGGGGTTTTGATCAGTTGCCCTAATTGCTTTCCTAAAAGCAGCAGACGCTGATGCTGGAAGATTTTACCCATTTTGTTTCCATCTATGATTTTGATTGTACTAATTCCTAAGTTAACAATAGTCCTTTAACAACAAATATTGATTATGATGCTTTTATATTAACGATTCTTCTTTAAGGACTCATTTCTTACATGAAGATGCATAGTATTTGAAGATGTTATTAGGTATTTTGTAGGTTTTCCTAAGAAACTTGTGATGCAATTATGGCAAAATGCCTTATGGTGTTCATGCTTTGGGTGGAGTCGGAGAACGTGGATGTATTCCTGCTATGTTTCGTGTAGAGATCATATTGCATATTTTGAAATTCAGTTAGCAGCAATAAAATCTATCTATCTTATTGTTGTGCAGTTTTGATGTTACTGATGTTGAGCAAAGTAGTGAAGTCTCACAATCCATGCCTGGATTAGTTTTTAGCAGGTCCTTAATTATGTTTTCCTTTTCTATTTCTCATTGCAATTAGTCTATGCTCTTATTCCTTACTGCTGTAAAACCATTATTTGGTTAAGTAGTTGGCTTTGTAGTTTGTTATATCTTTTACTTGACACATGTAATCTGCTTAATTTGTGGGTCTAGGGAAAATTATGCTCCTTTAGAGCCTCATATGGAAAGGCATCCACTCGTGCCACCATTTGGAGGTGTAATTAATGAAGCTTTAGATATCATTACATATGGTTCTCCTGATCAGGTGTGAGTTCATCTGATCTTCTTCACATCTTAGTTTGTTCATTTTGATTTGTAAGCAAATTAATTTTATTGTTTTCTATTTTGTGTTCAAGCGAGAGGCTCCAGCAAAGGGATTGAGACCAAAGGCTTTAATGTCTGTTCAAAATGTTAACATCCAGTCACAAGCTTTGCTAAATGTCAAGGACTCTAATAAGGTATCTTTAAAGTTgcataaatatttcattttgtttGACAAATTAAAGGATCAATGCATATTTTTGTTATCATGACATTTTATCTACTTGCAGGATGAAAGACAGAGAATTGTGTATTGTAGGTTTAAATTTGAAGAGTTGCAGTTGGAGCAGATTAAGGATCTTGAGGTTGCTATATATTTATAATGACATTGTTTTGGTTGTCTTTGAGaaatttaaaaaagtaattaaatgtCTTAAAACATAATGATATGAAGAAGTACTATAATACATGCCTACATCGATCTTAATCTTCAGGTATGTACCTATTCTATTCTCTCTTTAATGCATCTTAATTAGTAAACACTTGCGTGTATtaattcttttctttttaaaaactGTTAAGACATTGGGTACTGCCAGAATATTGACTGCAGTTGGCCCGGTTGGTCAAACAAATTGGGGTGATTCAAGAGGTCCAATGTTGATTCCATCACAAGTTGATGGCCAATGGAATGACAGATTCATGTTGTATACTGATTAATTTAGAACGAAAAGATTGTATTAAGAGCTGATTAAACTGTTGACTAGTAACATGAATTCGAAAGGgaaattttttttgttgttgggATAAAATCCTTTGTttgtgatctttgatttcttttggTTCGTATTAATTTCTATAAATGTActaaatagcatcatacttttatttatttatttgtttatttattatagGCTTATAGCAGCTTTGTATTATTGGTTCTTTCTATTACAAGATTATTAATTGAAAAATCTACCCAGTTGTAGCTTTCTCATCCAAATACAAATAAA is part of the Lactuca sativa cultivar Salinas chromosome 7, Lsat_Salinas_v11, whole genome shotgun sequence genome and harbors:
- the LOC122194994 gene encoding protein MOR1, whose protein sequence is MPGLVFSRENYAPLEPHMERHPLVPPFGGVINEALDIITYGSPDQREAPAKGLRPKALMSVQNVNIQSQALLNVKDSNKDERQRIVYCRFKFEELQLEQIKDLEVAIYL